Part of the Nitrospiraceae bacterium genome is shown below.
TCATGTCCTCAGGACATGCATTTCCCAGAACGGATATTCCCATCAATCGCCAAGGATCTGTTCCTCGTCGTCCAGTTAGGATAGGCCATGATGTGTGGATAGGCACTCGCGTCATCATTCTCCCAGGAGTGACTATAGGCGATAAGGCCATTATTGGAGCAGGAAGCGTTGTCACAAAAGATGTTCCATCCTATGCCATTGTTGGCGGGAGCCCGGCCAAATTCATACGCTCAAGACATGAAAATACTTCGATCCAAGATCATGCACCGCAAGCAACCAGCATACGGCCTCAATGTTCAGTCATCTGACCCATGCCTACTCAAACCGAAGTCCTCACCAAACTGTTCTCATTTTTTGAAGCACAAAAAATTTCATATGCCGTATTGGGAAATTGCCACCAACTCCCTGAACAGATTCCAAGTGACATTGATTTTGCCATTAATCCCCCTGACCTCTCGAGAGTGTTCCGGGAATTACGAAAATTTTGTCACATCCACCACATTCGTCTTACTCAAATTATTCAACATGAACAAACAGCCTGGTATGTGGTGTTATCTTGGCAGGATAACATTGGCCAATTGCGTTTCTTGCAGCCAGATATTTGCGGAGATTATTTCCAATTCGGGAGACAAGTGCTTTCGGCTCAGACCCTGCTAGAAAATCGTCAAAAATATTTGGATCCATCAGGGTTTAAAAAAATGTTCTATGTGCCCCCTCCGGCCATATCTTTTATATACTATTTATTGAAAAAAATTACCAAAGGACGCCTTACAGCAGACCAATGCACATTTTTAAGCGAAGAATGGCAAAAGGATCCTGATGGCGCCTATGCACAATGCCTACAATATTGGCCGTGTCATCTCGTCGAGGTGATTGCGCATTCAGCTGTACAAAATGAATGGAATACTTTCAGCCACCGTCTCCCTGTATTCAGGGAAACCCTTCATCAATATGGGTTTCAATTCAATCACGTCATGAAAGAATTCAAGAGAAAGTTGACTCGAATCATCTCTCCCACCGGCCTCCATATTGCGCTCCTTGGTCCAGACGGATCCGGGAAAAGTACCCTCGCATCTGCAATCACTGAAACCCTCACTCCTGCGTTCCGTGGATCTCAGATCTGGCATCTCTGGCCTTATCAAAGCCATTCGGGGTCGAATGCCTCACCAAACGTCATGCCCCATTCACAAGCTCCCAGGAGTGGCTTTTCCTCTCTGGTCAAACTTGTCTATTGGTGGGTGATTTTCACGGTAGGCTATTTTCATAAAGTATGGCCATCGAAAATATCATCCCGATTAATTGTCTTTGACCGATATTTTGATGACCTCTTGATCGATCCCATACGCTATCGTTACGGTGGTCCCCTCCGGTTGGCCCAATGGGTCGGCAGATTCATTCCAAAACCGGACTTACTATTCATCCTGGATGCCCCGGTAAACACCCTGCATTCGAGAAAAAAAGAGGTGCTGGCCTCAGAAGCCACTCGACAACGAACTGCATATCGAAACCTCTGTCATGATCAAAATCACTGTTTTTTAATTGATACTTCATTGCCTCTTGAGGCAGCTTTATCACAAATCCAGGATATTATTTTAGAATTTCTAGAAATTCGCATTAGCCGACAATATCAGTCCCCCCAGACAGACCAGACCAGCCGACAGCAATCATTAAAAGACTTTCTCACTTTTCAACCCTAACTCGGTCCCATCCCACCATCATAAAAGGAACTCCGAATATTTTTCTCACAGAGACATCACCATTCATCAAAGAAAAAGAGAACCATGTCTGAACACAGGAAAATTTTTCATGTCCTCATTTCTGCTTATGCGTGTGAACCGCATAAAGGATCCGAACCCGGCGTGGGGTGGAATATTGCCAAAGAAATGGCCAAGCATTGCAAAGTCTGGGTTCTTACGAGGGCGAATAACCAAGAAAGCATCGATCAAGAAATCGATGCTAACCCCATTGAGAACATTCATTTCGTATTTTATGACCTCCCCATTTTTTTCTTAAAACTCAAAAGGGGCCAAATCGGACTTCAGCTTTATTATTACTTTTGGCAAATCGGCTCCTACTTCGTCGCCAGAAAACTTCACCAATCGGTCAAGTTCGATTTGGCTCACCATGTCACCTTTGTTAAATACTGGGCTCCAAGCCTCATGGCACTTCTTCCCATTCCATTTTTGTGGGGCCCTGTTGGTGGCGGGGAATCGACCCCCAAACCCTTCACGCAAGAATTCAGCCGCTATGGCCAAATATACGAACGATTCCGTGACTGGGCTAAATGGTTCTCAGAAAAGGATCCCTTAGTCCGGCTCACCGCTCAACGATCTCGCATCAGCCTCTCCACAACGCCGGAGACTGCCCAATGCCTCACGAGACTCGGAGCCTCACGGGTGGAAATTCTTACTCAATGTGGGATCGGAAAAACGGAATTGGAAAACTTCGCCCATAGTGATCGACTTACGCAGAACAACATCATTTTCCTAAGCATCGGCAATCTCCTACATCTCAAAGGATTTCATTTATCGCTGAAAGCCTTCAAAATGACGAAACTCAAACAGGCAGAATATTGGATTATCGGTGACGGCCCAGAACGACACCGTCTCCAAGATTTAGTTCATACACTGGACATCACACGGCAGGTGCATTTCTTGGGTAGACTCTCTCACCGGGATACCCTTTCCAAAATCAATAGTTGTGACATTCTCCTTCACCCCAGCCTTCATGAATCAGGAGGGGGCGTTTGCGTGGAAGCAATGGCCGCTGGAATCCCGGTGATATGCCTGGATGAGGGAGGCCCTGGAAGTCTCGTTACCCCGGCGGTAGGAATAAAAATTCCCATCCTTCATCCGCATCAGGTTATCAAAGACATGAGCGAGGCCATGGTGGACTTGGTGCAATTTCCTGAACACCGACTGCGTTTGGGGCAACAGGGAAAAGAATATGTCACACGACAATTAACCTGGGAGAAAAAGGGACACCTTATATTTCATTATTATTGTCAGATGACAGACTCACACCTGCGCCCATATAGCCAATTAACCAGCCCCAGCCATGCCTCCAATTCTTTTCCCTGCAACCAATATTTGTCCCACTTGAACCGTTAGAAATGAGCTGACCGTGATATTAGATTCCTCTCCAATCCTGCCAATCATGACGCCCGTGTCTCGACCACAGGGCACCCACAGTTTTTACCCCAACGTATACAACAGTCGCCTTATCGTCCCCCTAGAAAGACACATGCGTCGGGTGGCCCTGGAATTTTTCTTGCCACTTCGACAACGAATATCTGCCTATATGGGTACGTTGGAAGCCAAGACGCTCAAACTCCGGGAAAACCGTTACTTACAAGAGACGCAGTTTATGGAATCACTGAAAACCCGCATCGGAGACCAAACATTCAAAACAGCTGTGTCTATCGGCACTCCGGGCCCCTATAGCAAGAACACTATCCTCTTTCTAAATCACCAAGCCGAACCCTGCCTCCTGGCAAAGATTGCAAACACCCAAGGGGCCAAAACTCTTTTATCTAACGAAGTGCAATGGCTTAAACACCTTTCAACCCGCGAAAACCTTCGGCATTCCGTCCCACGATTCATTGCTGATCTTCGGTCCGATGGGACGTATGTCCTAGTCCAATCCATATGTCAAGGGAATTGGACAGGAAGAACCCTATCCTCCGCACACATTACATTTCTCGCAACATTTCAAGGCATGGGAGAGGTATCGCCTAAAGGGTGTTATACGACATCGACCATGAGGAATTGCATGAATAAGCGGCTCAACCATATACAACACCGGATAACCCCGGAATGGTTTTCCCGCCTCACTCATGGCCTCCGGTTAGTAGAATGCGAGCTTCAGTCAGAACGAATTATCATCGTCCCGGCACATCGAGACTTTGCCCCCTGGAATCTCAAGCTCCACAATAACTCTGTTTCGGCATTTGATTGGGAATATGCCAGCGACGGATATCTTCCCCTTTATGACATTTTCCATTTTCTCTTAATGCCAATAACGTTAAAACATCAAATTCCGTTCCACCGTATCCCTTTTCTGATCTCCCAGGCACGGAACCATGGCGCTTTTTTAGGCAATGCCGACTTCAAGACATGTAGAGCCGACATTCAATTGCTCGCCTACCTCTTAGATGTATGCCTTTTTTATTTGGAATCAAATCAAGGCCGACATCAAGGCGATTTCGTCGTCACCACCTTCGGACGATACATTGATGCATTTGAACAGTGGAGGAATTCATGAATTATCCAAAAATCAGTGTCGTCATTCCATCCTATAATCAGGGAAATTTTATCGAAGCGACACTCCAGAGT
Proteins encoded:
- a CDS encoding phosphotransferase; its protein translation is MRRVALEFFLPLRQRISAYMGTLEAKTLKLRENRYLQETQFMESLKTRIGDQTFKTAVSIGTPGPYSKNTILFLNHQAEPCLLAKIANTQGAKTLLSNEVQWLKHLSTRENLRHSVPRFIADLRSDGTYVLVQSICQGNWTGRTLSSAHITFLATFQGMGEVSPKGCYTTSTMRNCMNKRLNHIQHRITPEWFSRLTHGLRLVECELQSERIIIVPAHRDFAPWNLKLHNNSVSAFDWEYASDGYLPLYDIFHFLLMPITLKHQIPFHRIPFLISQARNHGAFLGNADFKTCRADIQLLAYLLDVCLFYLESNQGRHQGDFVVTTFGRYIDAFEQWRNS
- a CDS encoding glycosyltransferase family 4 protein, whose translation is MSEHRKIFHVLISAYACEPHKGSEPGVGWNIAKEMAKHCKVWVLTRANNQESIDQEIDANPIENIHFVFYDLPIFFLKLKRGQIGLQLYYYFWQIGSYFVARKLHQSVKFDLAHHVTFVKYWAPSLMALLPIPFLWGPVGGGESTPKPFTQEFSRYGQIYERFRDWAKWFSEKDPLVRLTAQRSRISLSTTPETAQCLTRLGASRVEILTQCGIGKTELENFAHSDRLTQNNIIFLSIGNLLHLKGFHLSLKAFKMTKLKQAEYWIIGDGPERHRLQDLVHTLDITRQVHFLGRLSHRDTLSKINSCDILLHPSLHESGGGVCVEAMAAGIPVICLDEGGPGSLVTPAVGIKIPILHPHQVIKDMSEAMVDLVQFPEHRLRLGQQGKEYVTRQLTWEKKGHLIFHYYCQMTDSHLRPYSQLTSPSHASNSFPCNQYLSHLNR
- a CDS encoding acetyltransferase, whose translation is MYYGWAQFLPTQPMPGWKLAYWIRRYLVKRIFHSCGDGVIIKSRVYFGTGTHLRIGHRSQLGRNLKAEADLTLGDDVVMGPDVIIMSSGHAFPRTDIPINRQGSVPRRPVRIGHDVWIGTRVIILPGVTIGDKAIIGAGSVVTKDVPSYAIVGGSPAKFIRSRHENTSIQDHAPQATSIRPQCSVI